From Erigeron canadensis isolate Cc75 chromosome 5, C_canadensis_v1, whole genome shotgun sequence:
AAGTCCTCCGGCTAGTAAGGCGTCTTCCGGCCGATTCCAGGCCTTACTACGCCAAATTCGCCCGTGAAAACTTTGTCAATTATCGGCAGCTCGACGACAATGATCCCGCAGCTCTCGACGAGCTCTTTCTTCGTGCTTACATTCACTCTCTTTGGGTTCTTAATAAGGTCTTTTTTTTCCTCTCATTTTTCCTTATAATCTctgttgtttttctttttagtaaCATTTTTGGTGCTAATTAAGTCATTATATGTGGCAATTGTTGCAGTATTCGGTCGATCAAAGTGCAGCGAGTAAGCTGAAGGAGATATGTGGCGGGGTTTGATCATGCGTGTTTGTTGTACgccaagtgtttgatgaaatgctgCAGAGCGGATGGTTTTTGTGATGTTTGTGTTTAATGTTGTAATATGTATGGATTCCTTTCCACAGATTTGCATTTTGCATAATTCATTTTAGGTATTACgatttcaaataataatataatgacGAACAGCTGAAAATGGGCGTTTTGATGTAGTGTATGCATTTTTGCGTTCGTTGTGAATTATACTGTTTAAAATGGTGCGTTTTATCTTTAGTATAAGCTAAAGCGTACCTGTAACCAGACGCTTACGCCTTTTGATTTCTGGAAAAGACAGCAAGTTATACTTACTACTTTACAATATCACAATATGCAGTGGCGAAGAATGGCCACGGTCATCCTAGACCTCAGTCCCTGGCTACGCCATTGTTAGTTAGTTGAACTCCCCATTAATACATTAATTCTTGCTCGGCCACCCTAGACTTCTATTTCTGGCAATGACACTGACAATATGACCATATAAAAGATACTTTTAAGGTAGAATCTTTGGAACCAAAAAACCTTTGTCGAAATAGAAGAGGGCTTCCATTAGGTACTTTTAAAACATATGAAAGCAACGCTTAAAGGAGGTTTTTTGTTCAGAAACTGTAAGGACTTCAAATATGAACGATTGTGCGAAATCCTGCTCTTGGATTTACTTAGCAGATTCTATTCGGTTTCATATAAATTTAAGTTTGTAAAATGAATTATACTACTTGTGTAAATTTATGTATGTCAATAGTGTTTTATATGTTGTAAATGTATTTGTAGATACAATCATGTATAACTTGATCACTACTTGAGCAAAGAAGATGCAAAATGGTATCATTTGCTCCTTCTCCAACTACAATAAATCTGCAAATGTCCAAATTAAACTATAAACTACATATGCAATTATACTTCCTGTCAATAATCGacaaaataagtaaaaataaaatgtctCTGTATCTGTTTTCTCCTTTTTCCTTAACGATAACTCGCCTCTCGGATAAAACTCGTATCTCTAAAGGATAAACCTTAAGCAGAAAAGCCAGCAATGCTAGATAATTTGCGAGCTGGTGCCTGGCCGTTTCCTCCTGTAAGTGATCACATTGAAATTAGGTTACAAAGTTTTCAAGACTTCATAAAAAAGATGTAAATCTGAAGACAAAAAATAGTGAACAGTCAAGTTTCAGATGTTAAACATgttatttttgtcaaaaactTTTAGATCGTAATTATTAACAAACTAAATTCCCTTACCACTACATTTAGCCTTGTAGTCCTTCCATAATTGATCCAAGGGCTTTCCAGTTAACTCGTTGAAATACGATTCATCATAAGCATCCCTCATCTTCTTGTTCAAATTTGCCACAAACCATGGGCATAGCCCATCACAATACTCAAGAAAACGGGCCGTAAAGTCATACCCTTCATCCCACTAAGCCCCTTCCCCTGGCTTAACAAAGTCCGGTTGCATGAGTTGTTTTAATCTTTGTGTAATCCGCGACTCCTTCTTGTAGTCCAAGGGGGCCTTACCCCCACCACCCCATTGTAAAATATGAGTGATTTCATGGTACATAACCGCGGTGTATTCCTTTTTCAAATCCCATTTTTCTGGCCCTTGGTAATCATACTTTTCTATCATAACATTGCTAAAGTTAAGGTTGTTTTCTCCCCACATGAAAGCTACACCATCTGCCTTCTCTTTGCATACGTCGATGATATAAACATTGATAGATTCTATAGGCTTGCGTTCAGAAGGGTCATTATGTTGGAAGATGGTGGACCATATGAAATTGGTGCCCTCTTCCATTATCTGCTTAAAGAAGGGGATTCCGAGATCTTTTTCAAAACGTATGCCACCAGGAGATTGTGGAACGCAATTGGTCACCGTATAGTTCACGGCGGAGATTCCATAAAACGATAATGATACGGTTAAAAGGTATTACAAATCAACATCTTTACATATTTGAGAGAATTTGAGAGAGAAATTTTACAAATTATGATTTtctgattaattaatttatgaaaatacatttacatgatatatataggaaaacaCAAAAGTAACTGCTCCACTAACTAACTATCTAACCGACCTAACATATTTACACAACTAATCCCTCAGATATTTACATATTGCCACATTTCACTAAACTATTTTGTATAAGGATTTGAGTAGTATGTAGAAACCTTGTTGGCTTGGGATCCTTGAATATATTTTGGACTTAGTGATCATTCTCCTCTGTGATGCTTTCTTGTATGATATTATGCCCCCCGCAAGTTGGCAATGAGTAGGGATTGCACACAGCCAACTTCGATAAGCAGTTGTAGTGTAAATGTCGAGGTAGAGCTTTAGTAAGAAGATCAACAACTTGGGCATGAGATGGTACAAATTTTGGTAGTAAAAGACCTTGCTTGATTTTGTCTCTTACAAAGTAGCAGTCTATCTCGATGTGTTTGGTTCTTGCATGCTGAACATGATTTGAGGTTAAAGAAATGGTTGAAGAGTTATCACACATAATAATTGTGGGTGTTGAGACTGGAACCTGTAACTCATGTAGTAGGCATTTTAACCATGAAATTTCATAGGAAGTGTCTGCCATGGCCCTGTATTTTGCCTCAGTTGAAGATCTATAGACTACTATCTGCTTCTTAGATTGCCAAGAGATAAGGCTTTGGCCTAAGAAGATTGTGAAGCCAGTGACTGATCTTCTGGAGTAATTACAACTGGCCCAATCACTGTCACAATAGGTAATGAGGGAGTTTGAAGGTGCTGTAGAGAAGAACATTCCTTGACCAGGACATAATTTGAGGTATCTTAGAGTTCTGAGCAAAGCCTTCATATGTGTTGTCCTGGGTGAATGAGAAAATTGGCTGAGAGCCTGTGCTGCATAAGTGATGTCAGGCCTTGTGATGGTAATATATATGAGCTTCCCAACAAGTGTTCTATACAAGGTAGGGTCTGGTAAAAGATCACCCTCGTTTGGTTCCAATTTCACACTTGGTTCTAGAGGTGTAGATACAGGTTTGGAATCTAAAACACCAGCTAGAGAGAGAAGCTCCAAAGTGTATTTTCTTTGACAGAGAGACAATCCATTGTGGTTTCTGAAAAGTTCAATGCCTAAGTAATAATGAAGTGCTCCAAGGTCTTTTATGTTAAAAGCTTGATCAAGGTGGGATTTGACATTGGACATATGAAAAAGATTATTTCCTGCTAGGattatgtcatctacatatacTAAAAGGACAGTAAACTGTTGGCCATTGATGTAGGTGAACAAGGAGGTGTTTATATAGCTCTGTTTGAAGCCAATGGATTTGAGGGAGGTTGTGAGCTTTTCAAACCACTGTCTATTGGCATGTTTGAGTCCATAAAGGGACTTGGTGAGTCTACATACAGAGCCTGGAGGTTGAGAGGGGTATCCAAGAGGAATGGACATCTAGACTTCTTCAGGAAGGTCTCCATGGAGGAAAGCATTATTAACATCTAGCTGCTCAATTGCCCAACCTTTTTGGACTGCTACAGCAAGTAGAGTCCTCACTGTGGTCATtttggccactggagcaaatgtCTCTTTGTAATCAATCTCTGGTTTTTGAGTGAAACCTTTGGCAACCAGTCTTACTTTAAACTTGTCAATGGTGCCATCTGCATTATATTTTACCCTATATATCCATCTACAGCCTATGGGGGTCTTATTTGCAGGTAGTTGGGTGATGTCCCAAGTATGATTTTGTTCTAGTGCCTTAAGTTCTTTGTTCATTGCATCTACCCACCTAGAATCTTTAGAAGCCTGGATATAACTATGGGGTTCAGAGGTGACATTTAGGTTGTTGATTAGAGTCAGATTGGTGGAGTTGAGATTTGAGTAGTTGAGATAATGAGAATGATGGAATTTGGAGGAGATATTATGAATAAGAGATTGAGGAAGAGAGTGGTGGAAACCAGTGAGTTTGGAAGATAATTGTTTTGTTCTGGTAGACTGTCTTGTAAGGAGAGGAAGTGGtgtaggtggtggtggtgatggagaAGGAGATGCGGAGGTAGTTGTGTCTGGTGTAGAGTGTGGGGAGATTATTGTAAGATTATTGGGAGAATTTTGGGTAGAATTATTGGGAGATGTCTGAGTAATGGTTGGGGAATCTGGTGTAATTGTTGGATTTGCAGAATTGATTGGAATATTATTGGTGGGTGGATTAGGGAAGGGAAAAGTTGGAGAGGTGTCTTGAAATTGGGGGAAGGATGTGGGTTGAGGAGTTGGTTGATGTTTGAAAGGGAAAATGTCCTCATTGAATGTGACATGCCTGCTTGTGTATACTTTTTGTGAGGAAGGATCAAGAAGAAGGTATCCTTTTTGGTTATGTGGGTAACCAATTAGAACAGTACATATTGCCCTGGGGGCAAATTTATCAACTATTTTATGATATAAGAATGCTTGGCAGCCAATAATTTTCATGTGATCAAGGGTTGGTGGTTGTTTGTAAAGAATTTCATAACGACTTTTATTGTTTAAAGTGGATATGGGGAGTCTGTTTATCAAGTGCAGCAAGGATGCAACATCCCCAGAGATGCTTTGGAAATTGTGATTGAAAGTGGATGGATTTGGCAACCTCAAGGAGGTGCTTGTGTTTTCATTCAACTCtgccattttgttgtggggtgtaGGGACATGTTGTTTGATGGATGACACCTTTAGAGTTTAGGAAGGTTTGGAGTGGTTCATTGAcaaattcagtgccattgtcagtccttattgatttaatttttgttttgaaatgaGTTTCAACATAGTTATAGAAAGATGTAATGGTGGATATGGTATGGTGTTTGGATGGCAAAAAATATGTCCAGGTGGCCTTGGAATGGTCATCTACAATGGTGAGGAAGTATTTACACTTATTTATTGTGGGATGATGGTAGGGTGCCCAAACATCAATATGGATGAgatcaaaaacaaaacaagcatGAGAAGTACTTTAGGGGGAAGGGAAGTTGATGTTGTTTAGAAAATGGACATAGTTCACATATAACTTTAGAATTACACTTATCAGAAATACAAAGTTCTTTTATTTGATTAAGAACAGGAAAAGAACAATGCCCTAGCCTAGCATGCCAAAGATGAGCATTGCTGGTAGCATTCAGAATTGTAGCTTTAGAATAAATTGTTGAAGCCTTGTCTGCAGTGGAGAGAATGTAGAGACCATTGAAGAGAATGCCATGAGCAATTTTCTTTTCATGGTCCTGGAAAATGCAGGAGTCATGAGTGAAGGTAATAGAAGTGTGAGGTGTCAGTAATCTACTGATGGATAAGAGATTATAAGTGAAAGAAGGTATATAGAGAACATTGTGAAGAGTGATGTGGTCATTGATGGTGACAGAACCAATGGTGTCAACAAGAGTGTGAGAGCCATTTGGCAGTGAAACTCTAATTGGTATTTTGCATTTTCGAACATTATGCATATTTGTAAGGGATGTGCTAATGTGATCAATGGCCCCACTGTCAGTTATCCAGGTATCTTTAGACTTAGATAGACAGGATGCAATTAACCTAAACTTAGGTACAGATTCAGTGGTAAAGGAGTAATACTTGCTGATGGGAGGTCACTGGTGGAGGTGGACTGCTGCATCATGATCATGACTTGATTAAGTTGGTTCCGCAGTTGATCAAACTTGGCATGCATTGCAGAAACTTCTGGTGACATCACTAGAACTGGATAGGGAGTTTCTTTGGAAGTGCTGGCATGATCCTCTATGTGAACCACCATGTTGACAAACTTTCCCTTGAAGCTTGGATAAGTTCTTGGTGGTGGAGGTTGGTATTTGTTGTGCAATGGATGTCCAGTGGGATAACCAACCAGTTTGTAACACTCATCCTTTGAGTGACCTTCTCTGTGGCAATAAGTGCAGTTGACACCTTTCTTGAATGCAGTCTTTCTGTCAATTGGTAAATTTGCTCTTGGTACATATGGTTTTGGTGAGTATGTGACAGTGTTGAGAGCCATAGGAGTTATAGATGATGGTTTTGGACCTTCTCGTTGCTTTTCCTCTTGTCTTAACATACTATAGGCCTTGGCAGCATTTGGCAGGGGTTGCATTAAGAGTATTTGGCCTCTGATATTAGTATAGCTCTCATCTAAACCCATCAGAAATTGAACTAGCCTCTTTCCCTGCTCTCTTTTGCCATGTTCCTTACCATTCTCACAAGAACAAGCACAGGTACAAAGGTAGGGTGCCTCAAGAGCATCAAGCTCATCCCAAAGACCTTTTAGTTTGTGACAGTAGACCTTAATGGAGGTGTTGTGCTGAGTGAGTTCAATTAGGTCATGGTTCACTTGGAAAATCCTATGGCCATCTATTTGGGGGTAGTGTTCACTAAGTTCTCTCCAAAGGGCAAAGGCATTGCTAACAAAGTTCAAACTGTTACTAATTTCATTAGAAACAGTGTTAAGAATCCAAGAGATCACCATATCATTTGCACGTTCCCAAAGAGGCCTAAGTTCAGAGTTTAGTGTTGGTTCAGTGAACTCACCATTCACTAATTTCAACTTATTCTTGGCACTGAGAGCAATTATCATAGAGTGTTTCCAGGAATTATAGTTTTCAGATCCAGTAAGTTTCTTGGTGATGAGAATGATACCTGGATGGTCATTTTGATGCAAAAAGAGTGGATGATTAGTTGAATAAGTTGATAGAGGAGTAGTTTGAGTAGATGGAGGAGTGTTTTCTTCAGTAGATTGGACTTCTGGAGCCATTGCTGACGTCACTTGTGAAAAAGAGATTctagggttttgaaaaaaagtGCAGAAATCGCCGGAAAACTCACCGGAGACGATGATCGGACTATGAAAGGATCTAATTGACACCGAATTGAAGCAATTTAGGGCTTCAAttaagctctgataccaattcaCGATAtcagcagtgacctttaaaagtttttgattttagcaatgacctttcatttattggcgtaaatagcaacatttgacacgtgtctCTGATGACGTGGAAAATTTTAATGACGTGGCAACTTTTTACTAACGtggattttattatttatctattattcttattttcgtTGCCCAATCGGTTCCCCCaaaataaaaacccctaaattgTAACATTGACATAGGTTTATAGAATTCATAAAACCAAAAATCGATTACTTAAATCATAAGGTAGATGGATGGTGTCTTGTTACAATCTATTACATGGTCATAATTTTTGGGGGAAAGGTGAACGGAATTTACAGAAGCATCATCTCCCTGCAAATTATAATCAAAAGAAACGCAAAATTACATGGGGAAGAAAACAAATTAAGGACCCATTGTGATTTATATGGTAGTAACTAGTAAACTAGCAATACCCTCAATGGAGGTGGTGGCTTGAATGTTTGTAGACAATCAGTAGTCTTTAAATCCCAAACCTGTATAAAACAAATCACATTAATCAAAAGAATTAGTCATGACATATTCAACACATTTACAGATGAACGACACTGGGAATCATACTATATCTCTATGAGACGaatgaaatgggtcaaatattGTATTTTAATGTGCAAAATCTcttaatcattattatattcctatatttaaatagaaaaaaaatataaccatcAGAACCCTCAATTGCTTCCCTATCGCCCGTAATCAATTTTGGGTTTTATGAACTCGTAAACCCTAAATGTGTGTCACTGTTATCATGTGGGAGTTTTTTATTTTGGGGGAAACTAACCTGGCAatgaaaataagaataatagataaataagaaaatacacatcagtaaaagtttgccatgtcatcaaaatTTTCCACGTCATCAAagacacgtgtcaaatgttgctatttacgccaataaatgaaaggtcattgctaataactaaaacttttaaaggtcactgctaatATCATGAATTGGTCTAAAGGTGCTTtatattttctgcagttatccctatTACAAATCAACATCTTTACATATTTGAGAGAGAAATTTTacaaattatgatttttttgattaattaatttatgaaaatacatttacatgatatatataggaaaagacAAAAGTAACCATTCCACTAACTAACTATCTAACCGGCCTAACATATTTACACAACTAATCCCTCAAATATTTACATATTGCCACATTTCACTAAACTATTTTGCATAAAGATTTGAATAGTATGTAGAAACCTTGTTGGCTTGGGATCCTTGAATATATTGTGGACTTGGTGATCATTCTCTTCCGTGATGCTTTCTTGTATGATATTAAAAGGATACACAGGAAAAAGGATTGGGGAGCCATGAATCATCTACGGACTCAAATGGCTGAggtaaaaatatcataaaatagATACGCGCAAAATTTTGGgcacatatataaaaatgaattgtattctatttatataaataaatttgttgtAACTTAATAAACTTGTCG
This genomic window contains:
- the LOC122601444 gene encoding uncharacterized protein LOC122601444, with product MEEGTNFIWSTIFQHNDPSERKPIESINVYIIDVCKEKADGVAFMWGENNLNFSNVMIEKYDYQGPEKWDLKKEYTAVMYHEITHILQWGGGGKAPLDYKKESRITQRLKQLMQPDFVKPGEGA
- the LOC122602063 gene encoding LYR motif-containing protein At3g19508, whose protein sequence is MQRALKIYGEVLRLVRRLPADSRPYYAKFARENFVNYRQLDDNDPAALDELFLRAYIHSLWVLNKYSVDQSAASKLKEICGGV
- the LOC122601446 gene encoding uncharacterized mitochondrial protein AtMg00810-like; its protein translation is MSIPLGYPSQPPGSVCRLTKSLYGLKHANRQWFEKLTTSLKSIGFKQSYINTSLFTYINGQQFTVLLVYVDDIILAGNNLFHMSNVKSHLDQAFNIKDLGALHYYLGIELFRNHNGLSLCQRKYTLELLSLAGVLDSKPVSTPLEPSVKLEPNEGDLLPDPTLYRTLVGKLIYITITRPDITYAAQALSQFSHSPRTTHMKALLRTLRYLKLCPGQGMFFSTAPSNSLITYCDSDWASCNYSRRSVTGFTIFLGQSLISWQSKKQIVVYRSSTEAKYRAMADTSYEISWLKCLLHELQVPVSTPTIIMCDNSSTISLTSNHVQHARTKHIEIDCYFVRDKIKQGLLLPKFVPSHAQVVDLLTKALPRHLHYNCLSKLAVCNPYSLPTCGGHNIIQESITEENDH